The following are encoded in a window of Mycolicibacterium tusciae JS617 genomic DNA:
- a CDS encoding GAF and ANTAR domain-containing protein encodes MNRNDRSTSLLETKMVELTSAFSAHFDPDVTLGHITTAAVDLVEGIDYADVMLIESGSYRSVASTAQVVTDLDHAQMRLQQGPCLEAATSDSIVRAEDLRQDQRWPDFAAAALEQGVHSVLSFQLYTHRNGTGALNLLGKKPHALDIQSEATLAMLATHAAITLIAARKEVQFESALASRDVIGQAKGIIMERFKLDATRAFAMIAKLSQDGNIPVRIIAQQIVDSLAAADTNGRVR; translated from the coding sequence ATGAACCGAAACGATCGCTCCACCAGTCTGCTCGAGACCAAGATGGTCGAGTTGACCAGCGCCTTCTCGGCGCACTTTGACCCTGACGTCACGCTTGGGCACATCACCACCGCCGCGGTCGACCTAGTAGAGGGCATCGACTATGCCGACGTCATGCTGATCGAAAGCGGGTCGTACCGCTCGGTCGCTTCGACCGCCCAGGTGGTCACCGACCTGGACCACGCGCAAATGCGCCTGCAACAAGGCCCGTGCCTGGAAGCTGCGACGTCCGATTCGATCGTGCGCGCCGAAGACCTCCGCCAAGACCAGCGCTGGCCCGACTTTGCCGCCGCTGCCCTCGAACAGGGCGTCCACAGCGTGCTGTCCTTTCAGCTCTACACGCACCGGAACGGCACCGGCGCATTGAACCTTCTCGGCAAGAAACCCCACGCACTGGACATCCAGTCCGAGGCCACCCTTGCGATGCTGGCGACGCATGCGGCGATCACTCTGATCGCGGCGAGGAAAGAAGTTCAGTTCGAATCAGCGCTGGCGAGCCGGGACGTCATCGGTCAGGCCAAAGGCATCATCATGGAACGCTTCAAACTCGACGCCACCCGCGCCTTCGCCATGATCGCCAAACTCTCCCAAGACGGGAACATTCCCGTCCGGATCATCGCTCAGCAGATAGTCGACTCCCTCGCGGCGGCAGACACGAACGGCCGAGTCAGATGA
- a CDS encoding acyl-CoA carboxylase subunit beta, with product MSDEPIRADHAELLQRRALTEDAARPDAVARRRARNGRTARENIADLVDADSFVEYGRFAIAAQRHRRDLADLIARTPGDGLVAGTARVNGDLFGDNHAACAVLSYDYTVLAGTQGALGHRKKDRLFELIERMRLPTVFFAEGGGGRPGDTDYPAVSALDARAFKLWAALSGVVPRIAIVKGRCFAGNAVIAGCSDLIVATEDTSLGMGGPAMIAGGGLGDVHPDEVGPISVQEPNGVVDVVVADEAEAVAVTKRLLAYFQGATAPGKARDQTALRTMVPERARRAFPVNPIIETLADEGSVTYLRPRFAAEMVTALARIDGRAVGIVANNSMVMAGAITAAASDKAARFLQLCDAFGLPVISLIDCPGYMVGPAAEAEALVRRASRMLVAGAAMRVPLVAVVLRRGYGLGAQAMLGGSLHEPVLTLAWAGAHLGPMGLEGAVRLGLRKELEAIADDDEREERVRQATASAQENAKALNAAQLFEIDDVIDPVDTRRLIIDTLIAATAHDQRHTDRRFVDTW from the coding sequence ATGTCTGATGAGCCGATCCGCGCCGACCATGCAGAGCTGTTGCAGCGCCGGGCGCTGACCGAGGATGCGGCCCGGCCCGATGCTGTCGCGCGGAGGCGCGCCCGCAACGGCCGTACCGCCAGGGAGAACATCGCCGACCTCGTCGACGCGGACTCGTTCGTCGAGTACGGCCGGTTCGCGATCGCCGCCCAGCGGCACCGCCGCGACCTCGCCGACCTGATCGCCCGCACCCCGGGCGACGGTTTGGTGGCGGGCACGGCGCGCGTCAACGGCGACCTCTTCGGCGACAACCATGCCGCCTGCGCCGTGCTGTCCTACGACTACACGGTGCTCGCAGGCACCCAGGGTGCGCTGGGCCACCGCAAGAAGGACCGACTCTTCGAGCTGATCGAACGCATGCGCCTGCCGACCGTGTTCTTCGCCGAGGGGGGTGGGGGACGACCGGGCGACACCGACTATCCCGCGGTCTCCGCACTCGACGCCCGCGCGTTCAAGCTCTGGGCCGCGTTGTCGGGAGTGGTGCCGCGCATCGCGATCGTCAAGGGCCGCTGCTTCGCGGGCAACGCGGTGATTGCGGGGTGTTCAGATCTGATCGTCGCGACTGAGGACACCTCGCTCGGAATGGGCGGGCCTGCGATGATCGCCGGCGGCGGGCTTGGCGATGTCCACCCCGACGAGGTCGGCCCGATCAGCGTGCAGGAGCCCAACGGTGTGGTCGACGTCGTCGTCGCCGACGAGGCCGAAGCCGTGGCAGTGACGAAACGCTTGCTCGCATATTTCCAGGGAGCGACTGCACCGGGGAAAGCACGCGATCAAACAGCCTTGCGCACAATGGTTCCCGAGCGGGCCCGGCGCGCCTTTCCAGTGAACCCGATCATCGAGACGCTCGCCGACGAAGGGTCGGTGACGTACCTACGGCCGCGCTTCGCCGCCGAGATGGTGACCGCGCTGGCCCGAATCGACGGCCGCGCCGTCGGCATCGTCGCTAACAACAGCATGGTGATGGCCGGAGCGATCACGGCAGCGGCATCCGACAAGGCGGCGCGCTTCCTGCAACTGTGCGACGCGTTCGGGCTGCCGGTGATTTCATTGATCGACTGCCCTGGCTACATGGTGGGGCCTGCGGCGGAGGCCGAGGCGCTGGTGCGCCGTGCGTCGCGGATGCTGGTTGCCGGCGCCGCAATGCGCGTGCCGCTCGTCGCGGTGGTGCTGCGCCGTGGCTACGGACTCGGCGCGCAGGCGATGCTGGGAGGCAGCCTGCACGAACCCGTACTCACATTGGCTTGGGCGGGCGCACATCTCGGTCCGATGGGCCTCGAAGGTGCCGTGCGGTTGGGACTCCGCAAGGAACTCGAGGCGATCGCCGACGACGACGAACGAGAAGAGCGGGTGCGCCAGGCAACCGCCTCGGCACAAGAAAATGCCAAGGCGCTCAACGCCGCTCAGCTCTTCGAGATCGATGACGTGATCGACCCGGTCGACACTCGCAGGCTCATCATCGACACCCTGATCGCGGCCACCGCACACGACCAGCGCCACACCGATAGGCGATTCGTCGACACCTGGTAG
- a CDS encoding SigB/SigF/SigG family RNA polymerase sigma factor, which produces MDEPSEYADVAEMIRHLRTFDDQSVQYRRQRDAIVERCLPLAEHIARRYRNRGEPLDDLIQTARMGLVHAVNRFNVDNGADFLAFAVPTVAGEVRRHFRDHGWAVKVPRRVKDLQAQLNKARNDLSHELRRAPNATEIAEHLGIDRDLVIDATFAGSNYSVLSTDSTSGSDETYPSVADRLGKIDAGIDKVLQVETVRPLIAALPERQRTVLTLRFFEDMTQTEIANHIGCSQMHVSRLLAKALETLRRQVRASELAATG; this is translated from the coding sequence ATGGATGAACCTTCCGAATATGCAGACGTGGCGGAGATGATCCGCCACCTCAGAACTTTCGATGATCAGTCAGTTCAGTATCGGCGCCAGCGCGACGCCATCGTGGAACGTTGTCTGCCGCTGGCCGAACACATCGCCCGCCGATACCGAAACCGCGGCGAGCCGCTCGATGACCTGATCCAGACCGCGCGCATGGGCCTGGTCCATGCAGTCAACCGCTTCAACGTCGACAACGGAGCAGACTTTCTGGCGTTCGCCGTGCCTACGGTTGCGGGCGAGGTTCGACGACATTTCCGGGACCACGGATGGGCAGTCAAAGTCCCGCGCCGTGTCAAAGACCTTCAAGCGCAGCTGAACAAGGCACGCAACGACTTGTCTCACGAACTCAGACGCGCTCCCAACGCGACAGAAATCGCAGAGCATCTGGGGATCGACCGAGATCTGGTCATTGATGCAACATTCGCCGGGAGCAACTATTCGGTGCTGTCCACCGATTCGACCTCCGGGTCAGATGAAACGTACCCGTCTGTCGCAGACCGGCTCGGCAAAATCGACGCAGGCATAGACAAGGTGCTCCAGGTCGAAACGGTGCGTCCGCTGATCGCCGCGCTACCCGAACGGCAGCGGACAGTCCTGACGCTGCGGTTCTTCGAGGACATGACGCAGACGGAGATTGCGAACCACATCGGATGTTCGCAGATGCACGTATCGCGCCTTCTTGCCAAGGCACTGGAAACCCTTCGCCGCCAGGTGCGCGCATCTGAACTCGCTGCGACCGGGTGA
- a CDS encoding WhiB family transcriptional regulator, which translates to MNTTHWDETPVGACTRDPERWTTSADEDAKATCRACPRRWLCARDACELPRAEGLWAGIVIPESGRGRTFALRQLKSLAERNGQVVRPRRYYAESA; encoded by the coding sequence ATGAACACAACACACTGGGACGAGACGCCGGTAGGCGCCTGCACGCGTGACCCCGAACGGTGGACGACATCGGCTGACGAGGACGCCAAGGCGACCTGCCGGGCGTGCCCGCGACGCTGGTTGTGCGCTCGAGATGCGTGCGAGTTACCACGGGCGGAAGGGCTGTGGGCCGGCATCGTGATCCCGGAAAGTGGACGCGGTCGGACGTTTGCCCTGCGGCAGTTGAAATCGCTTGCCGAGCGCAACGGTCAGGTCGTGCGGCCGCGACGCTATTACGCGGAATCCGCCTGA
- a CDS encoding MarR family winged helix-turn-helix transcriptional regulator, giving the protein MTVMEADIDPLALERQVCFALAVSNRAVLAVYRPLLEPLGLTHPQYLVMLALWDNHKTNADRPMSVKAIAAALQLDSATLSPMLKRLEALGLITRTRNVSDERTTDISLTKTGIQLRRRALKIPAAVVERLGVGLDELERLHDVLTRVNAAALAAGALNEGKDPR; this is encoded by the coding sequence ATGACTGTCATGGAAGCAGACATCGATCCCCTGGCCCTTGAGCGGCAGGTGTGCTTCGCGCTCGCGGTCAGCAACCGCGCGGTGTTGGCGGTGTACCGTCCGCTGCTCGAACCGCTCGGTCTCACCCACCCGCAGTACCTGGTGATGCTCGCGTTGTGGGACAACCACAAGACCAACGCCGATCGGCCGATGTCGGTCAAGGCGATCGCCGCTGCGCTGCAACTGGATTCGGCGACGTTGTCCCCGATGCTCAAGCGGCTCGAAGCCCTCGGGCTGATCACCCGCACGCGCAACGTCTCCGATGAACGCACCACCGACATCAGCCTGACCAAGACGGGTATCCAGTTGCGCCGACGCGCCCTGAAGATACCGGCGGCTGTGGTGGAGCGGCTGGGCGTCGGCCTCGACGAGCTCGAACGCCTGCACGACGTACTCACCCGAGTCAACGCTGCGGCGCTGGCTGCGGGAGCGCTCAATGAAGGGAAGGATCCACGATGA
- a CDS encoding DUF5313 domain-containing protein translates to MKKPGPLQFIAYIYGKRLPDSMREWVAHDLADHGAVRRHMIRMAIPPFVVLAPFWLLPASLYVHLEMTVPIYVWALLMALALNKVWRRYRLAQHGWDPNLVDEINRKKNAAMHEAYARKYGPRPQEARWQSNSSPF, encoded by the coding sequence ATGAAGAAGCCCGGCCCTCTGCAGTTCATCGCTTACATCTACGGGAAACGACTGCCCGACTCGATGCGCGAGTGGGTTGCCCATGACCTCGCCGACCATGGCGCCGTCCGGCGGCACATGATCCGCATGGCGATACCTCCCTTCGTAGTTCTCGCGCCTTTCTGGCTGCTGCCGGCATCGTTGTATGTGCACCTGGAGATGACGGTGCCGATCTACGTCTGGGCCTTGCTGATGGCGCTGGCGCTGAACAAGGTGTGGCGCCGCTACCGGCTGGCGCAACATGGGTGGGATCCGAATCTCGTTGACGAGATCAACCGTAAGAAGAACGCCGCCATGCACGAGGCCTACGCCCGCAAGTACGGCCCGCGTCCGCAAGAAGCCCGCTGGCAGTCCAACAGCAGCCCGTTTTAG